One genomic window of Oryctolagus cuniculus chromosome 11, mOryCun1.1, whole genome shotgun sequence includes the following:
- the LOC100343711 gene encoding olfactory receptor 6C3-like, whose product MRNHTKIKEFVLLGISDRPELQIVIFIFLFLTYLLSVTGNLTIIILTLIDSRLNTPMYYFLRNFSFIEITFTSVSIPRFLGSIVTKVKTIAYNNCLAQLFFFICLGVSEFFLLTAMSYDRYVAICKPLHYTTIMNKKICSVLVFSSWLGGFLTIFPPLMLVLKLDFCASNVIDHFSCDYFPILQLSCTDTWLLEMLGFYFAFVTLLCTLALVILSYVCIISTILRIPSASQRKKAFSTCSSHLIVISISYGSCIFMYVKPSAKERASLTKGVAVLNTSIAPMLNPFIYTLRNQQVKEAFKNLIHKVVFYRNK is encoded by the coding sequence atgagAAATCACACAAAAATTAAAGAGTTTGTGCTCTTGGGCATATCAGACAGACCAGAACTTCAGattgtgatttttatctttttatttttaacttatctATTAAGTGTCACTGGGAACCTAACCATTATCATTCTCACCTTGATAGACTCACGTTTAAACACTCCTATGTATTACTTCCTCCGGAACTTCTCCTTCATAGAAATCACGTTCACCAGTGTATCCATTCCCAGATTTCTGGGATCAATCGTTACCAAAGTCAAAACCATTGCCTATAACAATTGCTTGGCTCAATTGTTTTTCTTCATCTGCCTGGGGGTATCTGAATTTTTTCTTCTAACCGCCATGTCTTACGACCGGTACGTTGCCATCTGCAAGCCTCTCCATTACACCACTATCATGAATAAGAAAATCTGTTCCGTCCTCGTCTTCAGTTCATGGCTGGGAGGATTTCTGACGATTTTCCCTCCGCTTATGCTTGTCCTCAAGTTAGATTTCTGTGCTTCCAATGTCATCGACCACTTTTCCTGTGACTATTTCCCTATTTTACAACTCTCCTGCACAGATACCTGGCTCTTGGAGATGCTTGGCTTCTACTTTGCTTTTGTCACTCTGCTGTGCACCCTGGCATTAGTGATTCTGTCCTACGTATGCATCATCAGCACCATTCTGAGAATCCCATCTGCCAGCCAGAGGAAAAAGGCTTTCTCCACCTGCTCCTCTCACTTGATCGTCATCTCTATTTCTTATGGAAGCTGCATTTTCATGTATGTCAAGCCTTCCGCAAAGGAAAGAGCATCGTTGACCAAAGGCGTGGCCGTTCTGAACACTTCAATTGCTCCTATGTTGAACCCTTTTATTTACACCCTGAGGAACCAGCAAGTAAAAGAAGCTTTCAAAAACTTGATACATAAAGTAGTGTtttatagaaacaaataa
- the LOC100343296 gene encoding olfactory receptor 6C3 produces the protein MNHTEITEFVLLGLSDDPKLQIVIFIFLLITYLLSVTGNLAIITLTLVDSHLQTPMYFFLRNFSFLEISFTTVCIPRFLGAIITKDKTISYNNCAAQLFFFIFMGVTEFYILTAMSYDRYVAICRPLHYTTIMNRRLCTLLVLCAWVGGFLTIFPPLMLLLQLDYCASNVIDHFACDYFPLLQLSCSDTWFLEVMGFYFALVTLLFTLALVILSYMYIIRAILRIPSASQRKKAFSTCSSHMIVISISYGSCIFMYANPSAKEKASLTKGVAILNTSVAPMLNPFIYTLRNQQVKQAFKNVVHKVVFSTSK, from the coding sequence ATGAATCACACAGAGATCACAGAGTTTGTCCTCCTCGGTCTTTCTGATGACCCCAAACTTCAGATTGtgattttcatctttttgttgATCACGTATCTATTAAGTGTAACAGGAAACCTGGCCATCATCACCCTAACTCTGGTAGACTCCCATCTGCAGACACCCATGTATTTCTTCCTCAGGAACTTCTCTTTCTTGGAAATCTCGTTCACAACCGTATGTATCCCTAGGTTTCTGGGGGCAATTATCACCAAGGACAAAACCATTTCCTATAACAACTGTGCGGCAcaactttttttcttcatcttcatgGGTGTGACGGAGTTTTACATCTTAACCGCCATGTCCTATGACCGCTACGTGGCCATCTGCAGACCCCTGCACTACACGACCATCATGAACAGGAGACTCTGCACCCTGCTGGTGCTGTGCGCCTGGGTCGGTGGCTTCCTGACCATCTTCCCACCCCTTATGCTTCTGCTGCAGCTGGATTACTGTGCTTCCAACGTCATTGATCACTTTGCCTGCGACTACTTTCCCCTCTTACAACTGTCCTGCTCAGACACCTGGTTTCTGGAAGTAATGGGCTTTTACTTTGCCTTGGTTACTCTGCTCTTCACTTTGGCATTGGTGATTTTATCATACATGTATATCATCAGGGCCATCCTGAGAATTCCATCTGCCAGTCAGAGAAAAAAGGCTTTCTCCACTTGTTCCTCTCACATGATTGTCATTTCCATTTCTTACGGAAGCTGTATATTCATGTACGCTAATCCCTCTGCAAAGGAAAAGGCATCATTGACCAAAGGAGTAGCTATTCTCAACACCTCTGTTGCCCCCATGCTGAACCCATTCATTTACACTCTAAGGAACCAGCAAGTCAAGCAAGCCTTCAAAAACGTGGTGCATAAGGTAGTATTTTCCACAAGCAAATGA
- the LOC103344970 gene encoding olfactory receptor 6C1 — MRNRTTVTEFILLGLSDDPKLQVVIFVFLFITYMLSIMGNLTIITLTLLDSHLHTPMYFFLRNFSFLEVSFTTVSIPRFLSTIMTGDKTISFNDCIAQLFFFILLGVTEFYLLAAMSYDRYLAICKPLHYLAIMNRRVCTLLVLSSWLVSFFIIFPALLLVLKLDYCRSNIIDHFTCDYFPLLQLSCSDTKLLERMGFFWAVFTLMLTLALIFLSYACIVTTILKIPSTSQRTKAFSTCSSHMIVISISYGSCIFMYIKPSATDRASLSKGVAVLNTSVAPMLNPFIYSLRNQQVRQAFLNAVWKRVFFKHP; from the coding sequence ATGAGAAACCGTACCACAGTCACAGAGTTTATCCTCCTGGGACTGTCAGATGACCCAAAGCTGCAAGTGGtcatctttgtctttctcttcatCACCTACATGCTCAGCATTATGGGGAACCTGACCATCATCACCCTCACCCTGCTGGATTCCCATCTGCACACCCCCATGTATTTCTTCCTCAGGAATTTCTCCTTTCTAGAAGTTTCATTCACAACTGTCAGTATACCCAGGTTCCTGAGCACCATTATGACAGGAGATAAAACCATCTCGTTCAATGACTGCATAGCTCAgttattctttttcattctcttgGGAGTCACTGAATTTTACCTGCTGGCCGCCATGTCCTATGACCGGTATCTCGCCATCTGCAAACCCCTGCACTACCTGGCCATCATGAATCGCAGAGTGTGCACACTGCTTGTCTTGTCTTCGTGGCTGGTTTCCTTCTTCATTATCTTCCCTGCCCTCTTGCTGGTCTTAAAACTGGACTACTGCAGATCTAATATTATTGACCATTTTACCTGTGATTATTTTCCCCTGCTGCAACTTTCTTGTTCAGACACAAAACTCCTAGAGAGAATGGGGTTTTTCTGGGCTGTGTTTACTCTGATGCTGACTCTGGCTTTGATATTTCTGTCCTACGCGTGCATCGTCACAACAATTCTGAAGATTCCTTCCACTAGTCAGAGGACAAAGGCCTTCTCCACCTGCTCTTCTCACATGATTGTCATCTCCATCTCTTACGGAAGCTGCATTTTTATGTACATTAAACCCTCAGCAACAGACAGAGCGTCTTTGAGCAAAGGTGTTGCTGTGCTAAACACCTCGGTCGCCCCCATGTTGAACCCCTTTATCTACAGCCTAAGGAATCAGCAGGTTAGGCAGGCCTTCCTGAATGCGGTTTGGAAGCGTGTGTTTTTCAAGCATCCCTGA